A DNA window from Mariprofundus aestuarium contains the following coding sequences:
- the hypA gene encoding hydrogenase maturation nickel metallochaperone HypA — MHEMSLCEGIIEIAEEQASIQNYNKVKSIRLEIGRLSCVEPEAMRFAFDAASKGTIADGARLEIDHIPGSGWCVACQKEVEIGQRYDACPLCEHYPLEIRAGDAMRIKDMEVE, encoded by the coding sequence ATGCATGAGATGTCACTGTGTGAAGGCATCATCGAAATAGCCGAAGAACAAGCCTCTATTCAGAATTACAACAAGGTGAAAAGCATCCGGCTGGAGATCGGCAGGCTCTCGTGTGTTGAGCCTGAAGCGATGCGCTTCGCCTTTGATGCGGCCAGCAAAGGAACCATTGCCGATGGCGCAAGGCTGGAGATTGACCATATCCCCGGTAGCGGCTGGTGCGTAGCGTGCCAAAAAGAGGTAGAGATCGGACAGCGATACGATGCCTGCCCCCTGTGTGAACACTACCCACTGGAGATCAGAGCCGGTGATGCCATGCGCATCAAAGATATGGAGGTCGAATAA